One Caulobacter segnis genomic window carries:
- a CDS encoding tetratricopeptide repeat protein, translating into MTSRSGHAGKRLGVALSALSILASAVPQVTLAQDDGPSLIRDTEIEEILHHDADPIYAAAGLDPKTVRILIVGDKSLNAFATQGLQMGLNTGLILQTENPNQLRGVIAHETGHLAGGHPIRSGEMMRAGLKPMILTMGLGVLAALAGSADGAAVLLGNAQYAGALGALGYSREQESRADQAGAGFLEATGQSGRGLVEFFDNFRYQEVFDQARRYEYFRSHPLSSERIEVLRSRVERQPHYSAVDTPEDLAQHEIMKAKLEGFLNPQVALMKYKETDTGFPARYARAIAYYQMKEPDRALNLLEPLIADHPDNPYLWELKGQILFEFNRVAQAEEPQRKSVQLKPDAALLRVNLGQTLINLNDPKKIEEGVQELKRSLLNDPDNSVTWRLLAQAYDTQKKDGEARLATAEQYFSLGAVREAKVFAMRARELLPKNTPDWRRATDIVLASRPSNQDLKDLAKDSAMPSNLGR; encoded by the coding sequence ATGACCTCGCGTAGCGGGCATGCCGGGAAAAGGCTGGGCGTGGCGTTGTCCGCGCTGTCGATTCTCGCGTCCGCGGTTCCCCAGGTCACCCTGGCCCAGGACGACGGCCCCTCCCTGATCCGCGACACCGAGATCGAGGAGATCCTGCACCACGACGCCGATCCGATCTATGCGGCGGCGGGCCTTGATCCCAAGACCGTGCGCATCTTGATCGTTGGCGACAAGTCGCTGAACGCCTTCGCGACCCAGGGCCTGCAGATGGGCCTCAACACCGGCCTGATCCTGCAGACCGAGAACCCCAACCAACTGCGCGGCGTCATCGCCCACGAAACCGGACACTTGGCCGGCGGCCATCCGATCCGCTCCGGCGAGATGATGCGCGCGGGCCTCAAGCCGATGATCCTGACCATGGGCCTGGGCGTCCTGGCGGCCCTGGCCGGGTCCGCCGACGGCGCCGCCGTCCTGCTGGGCAACGCGCAATATGCCGGGGCGCTGGGCGCCCTGGGCTACAGCCGCGAGCAGGAATCACGCGCCGACCAGGCCGGCGCGGGCTTCCTGGAGGCCACCGGCCAGTCGGGTCGAGGTCTCGTCGAGTTCTTCGACAACTTCCGCTACCAGGAAGTCTTCGATCAGGCCCGCCGCTACGAATATTTCCGCAGCCACCCCCTGTCCTCCGAGCGGATCGAGGTGCTGCGCAGCCGCGTCGAACGCCAGCCGCACTACAGCGCCGTCGACACGCCGGAAGACCTGGCCCAGCACGAGATCATGAAGGCCAAGCTGGAAGGGTTCCTGAACCCGCAGGTCGCCTTGATGAAGTACAAGGAAACCGACACCGGCTTCCCGGCCCGCTACGCTCGCGCCATCGCCTACTACCAGATGAAGGAGCCCGACCGGGCCCTGAACCTGCTGGAGCCGCTGATCGCCGACCATCCCGACAATCCCTATCTGTGGGAGCTGAAGGGCCAGATCCTGTTCGAATTCAACCGCGTGGCCCAGGCCGAGGAGCCGCAGCGCAAATCGGTGCAGCTGAAGCCCGACGCGGCCCTGTTGCGCGTCAATCTCGGCCAGACCCTGATCAACCTGAATGATCCCAAGAAGATCGAGGAAGGCGTCCAGGAGCTGAAACGCAGCCTGCTGAACGATCCGGACAACTCGGTGACCTGGCGCCTGCTGGCCCAGGCCTACGACACCCAGAAAAAGGACGGCGAGGCGCGCCTGGCCACCGCCGAGCAGTACTTCTCGCTAGGCGCGGTGCGCGAGGCCAAGGTCTTCGCCATGCGCGCCCGGGAACTGCTGCCCAAGAACACGCCGGACTGGCGCCGGGCCACGGACATCGTCCTGGCGTCCCGACCGTCCAACCAGGACCTGAAGGACCTGGCCAAGGACAGCGCCATGCCATCCAATCTCGGGCGCTGA
- a CDS encoding DsbA family protein — protein sequence MTLFRRAATLAVPLAIAALTLAGCERPEPKPSKLFGEKVRAYLLEHPEVLMEASQKLQEKQAAQQAASSQKAIGQYRQAIERDPRDIVINPAGSITVTEFFDYRCGYCRHAAPEIVELVQKNPDIRLVLKDFVIFGHDSEAAARIALGAKDQGKSLELYKGLMAENALDAAAALRIAKGLGIDMDKAKAAGESQAVTQHLADTEALAKTLALSGTPAFIVGDTLIPGADINALKLAIEQTRASKAKAG from the coding sequence ATGACCCTGTTTCGTCGCGCCGCGACCCTCGCCGTTCCGCTGGCCATCGCCGCCCTGACCTTGGCCGGCTGCGAGCGGCCCGAGCCCAAGCCCAGCAAGCTGTTCGGCGAGAAGGTCCGCGCCTATCTGCTCGAGCACCCCGAGGTGCTGATGGAGGCCAGCCAGAAGCTGCAGGAGAAGCAGGCCGCCCAGCAGGCCGCCTCGTCCCAGAAGGCGATCGGCCAGTACCGCCAGGCCATCGAGCGCGATCCGCGCGACATCGTCATCAACCCGGCCGGCTCGATCACGGTCACCGAGTTCTTCGACTATCGCTGCGGCTATTGCCGCCACGCCGCGCCCGAGATCGTCGAGCTGGTCCAGAAGAACCCCGACATCCGCCTGGTGCTGAAGGACTTCGTGATCTTCGGCCACGACAGCGAGGCTGCGGCCCGCATCGCCCTGGGCGCCAAGGACCAGGGCAAGAGCCTGGAGCTCTACAAGGGCCTGATGGCCGAGAACGCCCTGGACGCCGCCGCCGCCCTGCGCATCGCCAAGGGCCTGGGGATCGACATGGACAAGGCCAAGGCCGCCGGCGAGAGCCAGGCCGTGACCCAGCACCTGGCCGACACCGAGGCCCTGGCCAAGACCCTGGCCCTCTCGGGCACCCCGGCCTTCATCGTCGGCGACACCCTGATCCCCGGCGCCGACATCAACGCCCTGAAGCTGGCTATCGAGCAGACCCGGGCCAGCAAGGCGAAGGCGGGCTGA
- a CDS encoding thiazole synthase encodes MNAHVSPDSVTATDSDETWTVAGRTFRSRLIVGTGKYKDYATNAAAARAAGAEIVTVAVRRVNLTDPSQPLLVDYVKPSEFTYLPNTAGCFTGEDAVRTLRLAREAGGWDLVKLEVLSDPKTLFPDMEETLRSLKLLVADGFQVMVYCSDDPVYARKLEEAGAVAIMPLGAPIGSGLGIQNRVNLRIIVENAKVPVLVDAGVGTASDAAIGMELGCDAILMNTAIAEAKDPIRMAKAMKHAVIAGREAYLAGRMQKRLYADPSSPLAGLI; translated from the coding sequence ATGAACGCGCACGTTTCCCCCGACTCCGTCACGGCGACCGATAGCGATGAGACCTGGACCGTCGCCGGTCGCACCTTCCGCTCACGCCTGATCGTCGGCACGGGCAAGTACAAGGACTACGCGACCAACGCCGCCGCCGCCCGCGCGGCCGGGGCCGAGATCGTCACCGTGGCCGTGCGCCGGGTGAACCTGACCGACCCCAGCCAGCCGCTGCTGGTCGACTACGTCAAGCCGAGCGAATTCACCTATCTGCCGAACACGGCGGGCTGCTTCACCGGCGAGGACGCCGTCCGCACGCTCCGCCTGGCCCGCGAGGCCGGCGGCTGGGATCTGGTCAAGCTGGAGGTCCTCAGCGATCCCAAGACCCTGTTTCCCGACATGGAAGAGACCCTGCGCTCGCTGAAGCTGCTGGTCGCCGACGGGTTCCAGGTCATGGTCTACTGTTCGGACGACCCGGTCTACGCCCGCAAGCTGGAAGAGGCCGGCGCCGTGGCGATCATGCCGCTGGGCGCGCCGATCGGCTCGGGCCTCGGCATCCAGAACCGCGTCAACCTGCGGATCATCGTCGAGAACGCCAAGGTCCCCGTCCTGGTCGACGCCGGCGTCGGCACGGCCTCGGACGCGGCGATCGGCATGGAACTGGGCTGTGACGCCATCCTGATGAACACCGCCATCGCCGAGGCCAAGGACCCGATCCGCATGGCCAAGGCGATGAAGCACGCCGTGATCGCCGGCCGCGAGGCCTACCTCGCCGGCCGGATGCAGAAGCGCCTGTACGCCGACCCCAGCTCGCCGCTGGCGGGGCTGATCTAG
- the thiS gene encoding sulfur carrier protein ThiS: protein MRLLLNGEERDVAGVVTIADLVASLGLDARKVAVERNLEIAPRSTYADTALADGDRIEIVTFIGGG from the coding sequence ATGAGGCTTTTGCTGAACGGGGAAGAGCGGGACGTGGCCGGCGTGGTCACGATCGCCGATCTGGTGGCGTCGCTGGGCCTGGACGCCCGCAAGGTGGCGGTCGAGCGCAACCTCGAGATCGCCCCGCGCTCGACCTATGCCGACACGGCGCTGGCCGACGGCGATCGCATCGAGATCGTCACTTTTATCGGTGGCGGGTGA
- the aroQ gene encoding type II 3-dehydroquinate dehydratase: MVKPIHVLSGPNLNLLGTREPEIYGKDTLEDVRTRCEARAASRGVSVVFRQSNHEGVLIDWVQEARESASALVINPAGYGHTSIALLDALKTLSIPVIECHLSNPAAREEFRRHTFVSLAATGIVSGFGAASYELALEAAFGLIRV; this comes from the coding sequence ATGGTAAAACCGATCCACGTGCTGAGCGGGCCCAATCTCAACCTGTTGGGGACCCGCGAGCCCGAGATTTATGGCAAGGACACCCTCGAGGATGTTCGTACGCGCTGTGAGGCGCGGGCGGCTTCGCGTGGTGTTTCGGTGGTCTTCCGCCAGTCCAACCATGAGGGCGTGCTGATCGATTGGGTGCAGGAGGCGCGTGAGTCTGCCTCGGCGCTGGTCATCAATCCGGCCGGCTACGGCCACACCTCGATCGCGCTTCTGGATGCGCTCAAGACCTTGAGCATCCCGGTGATCGAGTGCCACCTGTCCAACCCGGCGGCGCGGGAGGAATTCCGCCGCCACACCTTCGTTTCGCTGGCCGCCACCGGGATCGTCTCCGGCTTCGGCGCGGCGAGTTATGAACTGGCGCTCGAGGCCGCTTTCGGCCTGATCCGCGTTTAG
- the accB gene encoding acetyl-CoA carboxylase biotin carboxyl carrier protein, with protein MSNPKAPADPVEAPAIDARLVRKLADILKDTGLSEIEVEHAGLKIRVARELTAAPVNYVQAAAPAYAPAPVAAAPVAAPAPVAEAAPTPAAARGDAVKSPMVGTAYLSPQPGADAFIKVGDTVSAGQTLLIVEAMKTMNPISAPKAGKIVEILVEDAQPVEFGEPLVVIE; from the coding sequence ATGTCGAACCCCAAGGCCCCCGCCGATCCGGTCGAAGCTCCGGCCATCGACGCCCGTCTGGTCCGCAAGCTGGCGGACATCCTGAAGGACACGGGCCTCTCGGAGATCGAAGTCGAGCACGCGGGCCTGAAGATCCGCGTGGCTCGCGAGCTGACCGCCGCGCCGGTCAACTACGTCCAGGCCGCCGCGCCGGCCTACGCCCCGGCTCCGGTCGCGGCCGCCCCTGTCGCCGCCCCGGCTCCGGTCGCCGAAGCCGCTCCGACCCCCGCCGCCGCCCGTGGCGACGCCGTGAAGTCGCCGATGGTCGGCACCGCCTATCTGTCGCCCCAGCCGGGCGCCGACGCCTTCATCAAGGTGGGCGACACCGTCTCGGCCGGCCAGACCCTGCTGATCGTCGAAGCGATGAAGACCATGAACCCGATCTCGGCTCCGAAGGCCGGCAAGATCGTCGAGATCCTGGTTGAAGACGCGCAGCCCGTCGAGTTCGGCGAGCCGCTCGTCGTCATCGAGTAA
- the accC gene encoding acetyl-CoA carboxylase biotin carboxylase subunit, with protein MFDKILIANRGEIALRVHRACKEMGIATVAVHSEADRNSMWVRLADESVCIGPAPAAKSYLNIPSIIAAAEITGAQGIHPGYGFLSENARFAEIVGAHGFTFIGPKPEHIRMMGDKITAKQAVKDAGIPVVPGSDGGVSTEEEAFEAAEKIGFPVLIKAAAGGGGRGMKVAQTREDLAEAVSTARAEARAAFGDDTVYMERYLQKPRHIELQVIADSHGNVVHLGERDCSLQRRHQKVLEEAPSPALSAEGRAKIGKVVVDAVKAIGYLGVGTIEFLWENDEFFFIEMNTRLQVEHPVTEAITGIDLVREQIRIAAGLPLSFTQEDVVFEGHAIECRINAENARTFTPSPGTITDFHAPGGLGVRLDSAIYTGYAIPPYYDSLIGKLIVHGRDRAECIARLKRCLGEMVVGGVETTIPLFQDLLVQPDILAGDYDIHWLERWIKAQEA; from the coding sequence ATGTTCGATAAGATCCTGATCGCGAACCGGGGCGAGATCGCGCTCCGGGTTCACCGCGCCTGCAAGGAAATGGGCATCGCCACCGTGGCGGTCCATTCCGAGGCTGACCGCAACTCGATGTGGGTGCGCCTGGCGGACGAAAGCGTCTGCATCGGCCCCGCGCCCGCCGCCAAGAGCTACCTGAACATCCCGTCGATCATCGCGGCGGCCGAGATCACCGGCGCCCAGGGCATCCACCCGGGCTACGGCTTCCTGTCGGAGAACGCCCGCTTCGCCGAGATCGTCGGCGCCCACGGCTTCACCTTCATCGGCCCGAAGCCCGAGCACATCCGGATGATGGGCGACAAGATCACCGCCAAGCAGGCCGTGAAGGACGCCGGTATTCCCGTCGTCCCCGGCTCGGACGGCGGCGTCTCGACCGAGGAAGAGGCCTTCGAGGCCGCCGAGAAGATCGGCTTCCCGGTGCTGATCAAGGCCGCCGCCGGCGGTGGCGGGCGGGGAATGAAGGTCGCCCAGACTCGTGAAGACCTGGCCGAAGCCGTCTCGACGGCTCGCGCCGAGGCCCGCGCCGCCTTCGGCGACGACACGGTCTACATGGAGCGCTACCTCCAAAAGCCGCGCCACATCGAGCTGCAGGTCATCGCCGACAGCCACGGCAACGTGGTGCACCTGGGCGAACGCGACTGCTCGCTGCAGCGCCGTCACCAGAAGGTGCTGGAAGAAGCCCCCTCGCCGGCCCTGTCGGCCGAAGGCCGCGCCAAGATCGGCAAGGTCGTCGTCGATGCGGTCAAGGCCATCGGCTACCTGGGCGTCGGGACCATCGAGTTCCTGTGGGAGAACGACGAGTTCTTCTTCATCGAGATGAACACCCGCCTGCAGGTCGAACACCCGGTCACCGAAGCCATCACCGGCATCGACCTGGTTCGGGAACAGATCCGCATCGCCGCCGGCCTGCCGCTGTCGTTCACCCAGGAAGACGTCGTCTTCGAGGGCCACGCCATCGAGTGCCGGATCAACGCCGAGAACGCGCGGACCTTCACCCCCTCGCCGGGCACGATCACGGACTTCCACGCCCCTGGCGGCCTGGGCGTCCGACTGGATTCGGCGATCTACACCGGCTACGCGATCCCGCCCTACTACGACAGCCTGATCGGCAAGCTGATCGTGCACGGCCGCGACCGCGCCGAGTGCATCGCGCGCCTGAAGCGCTGCCTGGGCGAGATGGTCGTGGGCGGCGTCGAGACCACCATCCCGCTGTTCCAGGACCTGCTGGTCCAGCCCGACATCCTGGCCGGCGACTACGACATCCACTGGCTGGAACGCTGGATCAAAGCCCAGGAAGCCTAG
- the aat gene encoding leucyl/phenylalanyl-tRNA--protein transferase — protein MEDAFSVDDLIACYARGVFPMADAREDESVFLIDPERRGVLPLGDLHIPKRLARTVRNGPYEVRIDTAFDAVIEGCAASRPGRVETWINHPIQRLYGQLYARGLAHSVETWLDGELVGGLYGVSLGGAFFGESMFSTARDASKVALVHLVARLIAGGYQLLDTQFLTEHLTQFGATEISRADYRRRLAKALAVQGDFYGLAGGATGTDCLQAISQAS, from the coding sequence ATGGAAGACGCCTTCTCGGTCGACGACCTGATCGCCTGCTACGCGCGTGGCGTCTTCCCCATGGCGGACGCCCGCGAGGACGAAAGCGTCTTCCTGATCGATCCCGAGCGGCGGGGCGTCCTGCCGCTCGGGGACCTTCACATCCCCAAGCGCCTCGCGCGCACCGTGCGCAACGGTCCCTACGAGGTCCGGATCGACACCGCCTTCGATGCGGTGATCGAGGGCTGCGCGGCCTCACGCCCGGGTCGGGTCGAGACCTGGATCAACCACCCCATCCAGAGGCTCTACGGCCAGCTCTACGCGCGCGGCCTGGCCCACAGCGTCGAGACGTGGCTGGACGGCGAGCTGGTCGGCGGCCTGTATGGCGTCTCGCTGGGCGGGGCGTTCTTCGGCGAGAGCATGTTCTCGACCGCGCGGGACGCCAGCAAGGTGGCGCTGGTGCATCTGGTCGCGCGCCTGATCGCCGGGGGGTACCAACTTCTGGACACTCAATTCCTGACCGAACACCTGACGCAGTTCGGCGCGACCGAGATCAGCCGCGCGGACTATCGCCGGCGACTGGCCAAGGCCTTGGCGGTCCAGGGCGACTTCTACGGCTTGGCGGGCGGCGCGACCGGGACCGACTGCCTGCAGGCGATCAGCCAGGCGTCATAG
- a CDS encoding DUF2155 domain-containing protein produces the protein MARRASLVAVLAALSGLTVTGAALARQNAPQPQTPPSATQAPTATAAPRPVAPPQAGEPRQAQPALAPPAAATLGAPATPELVPATTVKPTTPAKPPEPAKRQRYAVAILQALDKVTTETMRFEVPVGQPIRYKTLIFTVRACETAASDEIAPETAAYVVVDTQPKAQVGRAAPPGRQIYKGWMYASSPGLNPLQHPVYDAWLIACRQSVPVAPPAKP, from the coding sequence GTGGCCCGCCGGGCGTCCCTGGTCGCCGTCCTCGCGGCCCTGTCCGGCCTGACCGTGACGGGCGCCGCGCTCGCGCGCCAGAACGCCCCGCAACCCCAGACCCCGCCGTCGGCGACGCAAGCGCCCACGGCCACGGCGGCGCCGCGTCCCGTCGCGCCTCCTCAGGCCGGCGAGCCGCGCCAGGCCCAGCCGGCCCTGGCCCCGCCGGCGGCCGCAACCCTCGGTGCGCCGGCCACGCCCGAGCTCGTTCCCGCGACCACGGTCAAGCCGACGACGCCCGCCAAGCCGCCGGAGCCGGCCAAGCGCCAGCGCTACGCGGTCGCCATCCTGCAGGCGCTGGACAAGGTCACGACCGAGACCATGCGGTTCGAGGTCCCGGTCGGCCAGCCCATCCGCTACAAGACCCTGATCTTCACCGTCCGCGCCTGCGAGACGGCGGCTTCCGACGAGATCGCGCCGGAGACGGCCGCCTATGTCGTGGTCGACACCCAGCCCAAGGCCCAGGTCGGCCGCGCCGCCCCGCCTGGACGTCAGATCTACAAGGGTTGGATGTACGCCAGCTCGCCGGGCCTGAACCCGCTGCAGCACCCGGTCTATGACGCCTGGCTGATCGCCTGCAGGCAGTCGGTCCCGGTCGCGCCGCCCGCCAAGCCGTAG
- a CDS encoding NADH:ubiquinone oxidoreductase subunit NDUFA12: MLKAIFTWWNGATLGQRFHIGRRGVFVGTDEQGNRYFEARDNSDSYDQRKRRWVIYNGYAEASKVPPDWSGWLHYTFDEPPTEAPLKRREWEKDHLPNLTGTVYAWRPKGSLTRGGERAAATSDYQAWTPE; this comes from the coding sequence GTGCTGAAAGCGATCTTTACGTGGTGGAACGGCGCGACCCTGGGTCAGCGCTTCCATATCGGCCGCCGCGGCGTGTTTGTGGGCACGGACGAGCAGGGCAACCGCTACTTCGAAGCGCGCGACAACAGCGACAGCTACGACCAGCGCAAGCGCCGCTGGGTGATCTACAACGGCTACGCCGAAGCCTCGAAGGTCCCGCCGGACTGGAGCGGCTGGCTGCACTACACCTTCGACGAGCCGCCGACCGAGGCGCCGCTGAAGCGCCGTGAGTGGGAAAAGGATCACCTGCCGAACCTGACCGGCACCGTGTACGCCTGGCGTCCGAAGGGGTCGCTGACCCGCGGCGGCGAACGCGCGGCCGCCACCAGCGACTATCAAGCCTGGACGCCGGAATAG